The proteins below come from a single Afipia felis ATCC 53690 genomic window:
- a CDS encoding BMP family ABC transporter substrate-binding protein: protein MKRQFLISAMLLGLAVAPAFSEPLKIGIVFANAIAETGWDHELDRGAKEVSEKFGDKVQISTVTGVLEGPNATRAMNKLAADGNKMLILTGFGQMNDGLRLARKDPKLSVLHVGGYINEPNFATLALRHYEGSYLCGMSAGFATKSKQIGIVAAFPLPEVLNIMNAYVLGAQSVNPNLKPIKVVWLNSWFDPTKEKSAAESLVTQGSDVIFSLFPGTASTVATAEQLGVYSNVTLSDSSKIAPKKHLCAEQASFGPGFVKKVQEVLDGKFKGDDNFMGVKDNSVAAAGLSKDLTDDQRKQIMDKQEAIRTGNFKPFTGPITGSDGAMVVASGGELDDKQIKSMNFLVKGIDTTLPKKN, encoded by the coding sequence ATGAAGAGGCAATTCTTGATTTCAGCGATGTTACTCGGACTTGCCGTTGCACCGGCATTTTCCGAGCCGTTGAAGATCGGCATCGTTTTTGCGAACGCAATCGCGGAAACCGGTTGGGATCACGAACTCGATCGAGGGGCAAAGGAAGTCTCAGAAAAATTTGGGGACAAAGTACAGATCAGCACCGTGACGGGCGTACTCGAAGGGCCGAATGCGACGCGCGCCATGAACAAGCTGGCTGCAGACGGGAACAAGATGTTGATCCTGACAGGCTTCGGCCAGATGAACGATGGCCTGCGTCTCGCGCGTAAGGACCCGAAGTTGAGTGTGTTGCATGTTGGCGGATATATCAACGAGCCGAACTTCGCCACGTTAGCCTTGCGCCACTATGAAGGTTCGTATCTATGCGGTATGTCGGCCGGTTTCGCTACTAAGTCTAAGCAGATCGGTATTGTCGCAGCTTTCCCGCTGCCAGAAGTTCTCAACATCATGAACGCATATGTGCTTGGCGCCCAGAGTGTGAATCCGAATCTGAAGCCGATTAAGGTTGTTTGGCTGAACTCCTGGTTCGATCCGACCAAGGAAAAGTCCGCAGCAGAATCGCTTGTGACGCAGGGCTCAGACGTTATCTTCTCATTGTTTCCCGGCACTGCTTCTACGGTTGCTACCGCTGAACAGCTCGGCGTCTACTCCAATGTGACGTTGTCGGATTCGTCGAAGATAGCGCCTAAGAAACATCTCTGCGCAGAACAAGCCTCGTTCGGCCCGGGCTTCGTCAAGAAAGTCCAGGAAGTACTTGATGGAAAATTCAAAGGTGACGACAACTTCATGGGCGTCAAGGATAACTCTGTTGCTGCCGCCGGCCTAAGCAAGGATCTGACTGATGATCAGCGCAAGCAGATCATGGACAAACAGGAAGCCATCCGCACCGGAAATTTCAAGCCGTTCACTGGTCCCATCACTGGTAGTGACGGAGCTATGGTCGTTGCGTCGGGGGGGGAGCTGGACGACAAGCAGATCAAGAGCATGAATTTCCTCGTAAAGGGTATCGATACTACGCTGCCCAAAAAGAACTGA
- a CDS encoding S-(hydroxymethyl)glutathione dehydrogenase/class III alcohol dehydrogenase → MKTRAAVAVAPGKPLEIMEVNLEGPHDDEVLIEVKATGICHTDEFTLSGADPEGLFPAILGHEGAGIVVDVGKSVTSVKKGDHVIPLYTPECRQCPSCLSQKTNLCTAIRATQGQGLMPDGTSRFSIGKDKIHHYMGCSTFSNFTVLPEIAVAKVNPDAPFDKICYIGCGVTTGIGAVINTAKVEMGATAAVFGLGGIGLNVIQGLRLAGADMIIGVDIDNKKQSWGQLFGMTHFVNPKEIDGSVVSHLVEMTKRGADAIGGCDYTFDCTGNVTVMRQALEASHRGWGKSIVIGVAGAGQEISTRPFQLVTGRNWMGTAFGGARGRTDVPKIVDWYMEGKIQIDPMITHTFSLEEINKGFELLRKGESVRGVVLY, encoded by the coding sequence ATGAAAACCCGGGCCGCCGTAGCTGTCGCGCCAGGCAAGCCACTCGAGATAATGGAGGTAAATCTTGAGGGGCCGCACGACGACGAAGTTTTGATCGAAGTTAAAGCGACAGGTATTTGTCATACTGACGAATTCACGCTGTCTGGCGCCGATCCAGAGGGCCTTTTCCCCGCAATTCTTGGACACGAAGGTGCTGGCATCGTAGTGGACGTGGGAAAGTCAGTGACGAGCGTAAAGAAAGGCGATCACGTCATTCCGCTCTATACTCCCGAATGCCGTCAGTGCCCGTCTTGCCTATCGCAAAAAACAAACTTGTGCACGGCTATCCGAGCGACGCAGGGGCAAGGCCTCATGCCCGACGGCACGAGCCGCTTTTCAATCGGAAAAGACAAGATCCACCACTATATGGGATGCTCGACATTCTCAAATTTCACTGTCCTACCGGAAATTGCGGTCGCGAAAGTCAATCCCGACGCTCCATTCGACAAGATTTGCTACATCGGCTGTGGCGTGACGACGGGTATCGGCGCGGTGATTAATACAGCCAAGGTCGAGATGGGCGCGACCGCCGCAGTGTTTGGCCTTGGAGGCATTGGACTGAATGTAATTCAAGGCCTGCGCTTGGCAGGTGCCGACATGATCATCGGCGTTGACATCGACAACAAGAAGCAGTCCTGGGGCCAGCTTTTCGGCATGACACACTTCGTCAATCCAAAGGAGATCGACGGTAGCGTCGTTTCTCATTTAGTCGAGATGACAAAACGCGGAGCCGATGCGATCGGAGGATGTGATTACACTTTCGATTGCACGGGTAACGTCACCGTCATGCGTCAGGCGCTCGAGGCATCACACCGTGGATGGGGCAAGTCAATTGTAATTGGCGTAGCTGGAGCAGGGCAGGAGATTTCGACGCGTCCATTTCAGCTCGTGACTGGTCGTAACTGGATGGGGACCGCCTTTGGTGGGGCCCGTGGTCGCACTGACGTTCCTAAGATCGTCGATTGGTATATGGAAGGAAAAATCCAGATTGATCCGATGATCACCCATACCTTTTCCCTTGAGGAAATCAACAAGGGTTTTGAACTGCTCCGCAAAGGAGAGTCGGTGCGCGGGGTAGTTTTATACTGA
- a CDS encoding LysR family transcriptional regulator — protein MIALDNIRIFMRSAELGSFSAAGRSLRMSPSVISYRIQALEEHLNCRLVSRTTRRMNLTEAGRIFYDKCVDIIDTVERAETSVVQAGASPRGALKVTAPLRLGRRVLSRVAVDYRCVHPETDIHLRLSDHLIDLVQDSVDIAIRMGQLRDSTFTLRKVAEVERVICAAPSYLEKYGEPKTPEELRLHQCLLLRFPGSHQYRWPLIVNSKVVLLDVSGGIDADDTDFLVRLALSGQGIVMMPLFDVAEELANGKLVPILTETPPVSVTLGVLYPSRKMLPPRVKAFVEMTIAALRCHITHELQRIDEVSKQPLRMIG, from the coding sequence TTGATTGCGCTAGACAACATTCGAATCTTTATGCGTTCGGCTGAGCTCGGGAGTTTCTCGGCGGCAGGTCGTAGCCTTCGGATGTCACCTTCAGTTATAAGCTATCGCATCCAGGCACTCGAAGAGCATCTGAATTGCCGACTTGTGAGTCGAACAACTCGCCGCATGAATTTAACTGAAGCTGGCCGCATATTTTATGACAAGTGCGTGGATATTATTGATACTGTTGAGCGCGCTGAAACGAGCGTCGTCCAAGCTGGCGCTTCGCCTAGAGGCGCACTTAAAGTCACTGCGCCGCTGCGCCTCGGACGTCGCGTTCTGTCGCGCGTAGCTGTCGACTACCGTTGCGTTCACCCCGAAACCGATATTCATCTGCGTTTGTCGGATCATTTGATCGACCTTGTTCAAGATTCGGTCGATATTGCTATTCGAATGGGCCAGCTTCGCGACTCCACCTTCACTTTAAGAAAGGTGGCCGAGGTTGAGAGGGTGATTTGCGCTGCTCCATCTTATCTTGAAAAATATGGTGAGCCCAAGACGCCAGAAGAGCTCAGGCTGCATCAGTGTTTACTGTTGCGATTTCCGGGGTCGCATCAGTATAGGTGGCCCCTCATCGTCAACTCGAAGGTTGTTTTGCTTGACGTTTCAGGTGGCATCGACGCAGATGACACCGATTTTTTAGTGCGACTAGCGCTGTCGGGCCAAGGCATTGTCATGATGCCTTTATTCGATGTCGCGGAGGAGTTGGCCAATGGGAAGCTGGTTCCTATCCTCACGGAAACTCCTCCAGTGAGTGTAACGCTCGGCGTTTTGTATCCCAGCCGTAAAATGCTTCCTCCCCGGGTGAAGGCATTTGTTGAGATGACGATCGCCGCGCTTCGCTGTCACATTACGCATGAACTCCAGCGAATCGATGAAGTTTCCAAGCAGCCACTCCGTATGATTGGATAG